Proteins from a single region of Verrucosispora sp. NA02020:
- a CDS encoding phosphatase PAP2 family protein produces MSAVTDPQPPAPTEPSASPDGGRRRVIAMSLWSVAFVAGWLVIGLPTDPLYAFFWIWAGTIAWNSARPWRSHLRFARDWVPVVLLLVAYNLSRGFAYHDGTVPHAYELILADRLMFGWAMDGQVPTVWLQQHLYHPEVRWWDVLVSWVYFSHFVAALAAATVLWMRERSRWAAFMRRWFFLCATGLVTYFLYPAAPPWWAAQNGLIEEVARISTRGWRAFGMHGAGNLLNAGQLASNPVAAMPSLHTAFALFVVLFFMNTVRRRWWPLLLSYPLAMTFTLVYSGEHYVIDVLVGWAYVGITFLAVGAAERWWSRRKARRAAATDPPPDDRDAPAAPPVVPATH; encoded by the coding sequence ATGTCTGCCGTGACCGACCCCCAGCCCCCGGCCCCGACCGAGCCGTCCGCCTCACCCGACGGCGGTCGCCGCCGCGTGATCGCGATGTCGCTGTGGAGCGTCGCCTTCGTGGCGGGCTGGCTCGTCATCGGCCTGCCCACCGACCCGCTGTACGCGTTCTTCTGGATCTGGGCGGGGACCATCGCCTGGAACTCCGCCCGCCCGTGGCGCAGTCACCTGCGCTTCGCCCGGGACTGGGTGCCGGTGGTGCTGCTGCTGGTCGCCTACAACCTGTCCCGGGGCTTCGCCTACCACGACGGGACGGTGCCGCACGCGTACGAGCTGATCCTGGCGGACCGGTTGATGTTCGGCTGGGCCATGGACGGCCAGGTGCCCACCGTCTGGTTGCAGCAGCACCTGTACCACCCCGAGGTGCGGTGGTGGGACGTCCTGGTCAGCTGGGTGTACTTCTCGCACTTCGTGGCGGCACTGGCCGCCGCCACCGTGCTCTGGATGCGGGAGCGCAGCCGGTGGGCGGCCTTCATGCGGCGCTGGTTCTTCCTCTGCGCCACCGGCCTGGTCACCTATTTCCTGTACCCGGCCGCGCCGCCGTGGTGGGCGGCGCAGAACGGGCTGATCGAGGAGGTCGCCCGGATCTCCACCCGGGGCTGGCGGGCGTTCGGCATGCACGGCGCCGGCAACCTGCTCAACGCCGGGCAGCTCGCCTCGAACCCGGTGGCCGCGATGCCGTCGCTGCACACCGCGTTCGCGCTGTTCGTGGTGCTGTTCTTCATGAACACCGTGCGACGCCGGTGGTGGCCGCTGCTGCTGTCGTACCCGCTGGCGATGACCTTCACCCTGGTCTACAGCGGCGAGCACTACGTGATCGACGTGCTGGTCGGCTGGGCGTACGTCGGGATCACCTTCCTGGCGGTCGGCGCGGCCGAGCGGTGGTGGTCGCGCCGCAAGGCCCGCCGGGCCGCCGCCACCGACCCACCTCCGGACGACCGGGACGCACCGGCCGCACCACCGGTGGTCCCGGCCACCCACTGA
- a CDS encoding thioesterase family protein — MQVQSDLALTPGLSARVELTVTDADTAEAVGSGDVPVLGTPRVLALVEAATVAASAPHLPAGATSVGTRVELTHLAATPVGRTVVAQATLTTVDRRRLVFDVEVSEDGQRVAEGRVERVVVDRQRFVERAGRPS, encoded by the coding sequence ATGCAGGTGCAGTCGGATCTCGCCCTGACGCCGGGTCTGTCCGCCCGGGTCGAGTTGACCGTCACCGACGCCGACACCGCCGAGGCGGTCGGCTCCGGTGACGTACCGGTGCTCGGCACCCCCCGGGTGCTGGCGCTGGTCGAGGCGGCCACGGTGGCGGCGAGCGCGCCGCACCTGCCCGCCGGTGCGACCAGCGTGGGCACCCGGGTCGAGTTGACGCACCTGGCCGCCACGCCGGTGGGCCGGACGGTGGTGGCGCAGGCCACCCTGACGACGGTCGACCGGCGTCGGCTGGTCTTCGACGTCGAGGTGAGCGAGGACGGGCAGCGGGTGGCCGAGGGCCGGGTGGAACGGGTCGTGGTCGACCGGCAGCGGTTCGTCGAACGCGCCGGCCGACCGTCGTGA
- a CDS encoding MBL fold metallo-hydrolase: MTVRFVEVADRVHVLREPLLAVNVTLVCGDGEALLVDTLSSARQAAELAAAVRAVTGDPLTIVNTHHHYDHWFGNAAFAADPPRPVWAHDRAAEVMSGDPDELRRQAYAELRDAHPGLAAELADTPLLAPTRTVRTEATLDVGGRRVVLRHPGHGHTDADLVVQVPDADVLVAGDLVEQSGPPAFEDSFPLQWPDAVAELLRWTTPATVVVPGHGEPVDVEFVRAQHTQLAELAWLIRAGHTGGAPPERVAAEAPFPARPALIAARRGYAELDGTA, translated from the coding sequence GTGACGGTCCGCTTCGTCGAGGTCGCCGACCGGGTGCACGTCCTGCGCGAGCCCCTGCTCGCGGTCAACGTCACGCTGGTGTGCGGCGACGGCGAGGCGTTGCTGGTCGACACGCTCTCCAGCGCGCGGCAGGCCGCCGAGCTGGCCGCCGCCGTACGGGCGGTCACCGGTGACCCGCTGACGATCGTCAACACCCACCACCACTACGACCACTGGTTCGGCAACGCCGCGTTCGCCGCCGACCCGCCCCGCCCGGTGTGGGCGCACGACCGCGCCGCCGAGGTGATGAGCGGCGATCCGGACGAGCTGCGCCGCCAGGCGTACGCGGAACTGCGCGACGCGCATCCGGGGCTGGCCGCCGAGTTGGCCGACACGCCGCTGCTGGCACCCACCCGTACGGTCCGGACCGAGGCGACCCTCGACGTCGGCGGCCGACGGGTGGTGCTGCGGCATCCGGGGCACGGCCACACCGACGCCGACCTGGTGGTGCAGGTGCCCGACGCCGACGTGTTGGTCGCCGGGGACCTGGTGGAGCAGTCCGGCCCACCGGCGTTCGAGGACTCCTTCCCGTTGCAGTGGCCCGACGCGGTGGCCGAGTTGCTGCGGTGGACCACCCCGGCGACGGTCGTGGTGCCCGGGCACGGTGAGCCGGTCGACGTCGAGTTCGTCCGGGCACAGCACACCCAGCTGGCCGAGCTGGCCTGGCTGATCCGGGCCGGGCACACCGGCGGGGCACCGCCGGAGCGGGTCGCCGCCGAGGCACCCTTCCCGGCCCGCCCGGCGCTGATCGCGGCCCGCCGTGGCTACGCCGAGCTGGACGGCACCGCCTGA
- a CDS encoding carbohydrate kinase, whose protein sequence is MGYAVVLGEALVDLLDTESEGGRVFRQAVGGGPLNVAVGVARLGGAVQFVGSLGDDVLAGRIRDLLAAERVGTAGTLTAPVPTTLAVTTFSGPEPDFRFYGDPPSYAVLTADDVDATLVEDADVLYCGSIVLLAPTTLAAARRAWSLAPGLRVFDPNVRPRLLDGPQALAELRGVVAEFAAGAHLVKLSTADAELLYPGQPVESVAAYLREVGAGTVVVTLGPEGAVVAAAGADPVRVPAPRVHAVDATGAGDSVMAALVADLLVDGEPAEPGGWTERVAFALRVAGLVCERPGGAVAMPTRAQVRERFTG, encoded by the coding sequence ATGGGATACGCAGTGGTGCTCGGTGAGGCGCTCGTCGACCTGCTCGACACCGAGAGCGAGGGTGGCCGCGTCTTCCGGCAGGCCGTCGGCGGCGGCCCGCTGAACGTCGCCGTCGGCGTCGCCCGCCTCGGCGGCGCGGTGCAGTTCGTCGGCTCGCTCGGCGACGACGTGCTCGCCGGGCGGATCCGCGACCTGCTGGCCGCCGAGCGGGTCGGCACGGCCGGGACGCTCACCGCCCCGGTGCCGACCACGTTGGCGGTCACCACCTTCTCCGGTCCGGAACCGGACTTCCGCTTCTACGGCGATCCGCCCTCCTACGCGGTGCTCACCGCCGACGACGTCGACGCGACCCTGGTCGAGGACGCCGACGTGCTCTACTGCGGGTCGATCGTGCTGCTGGCGCCGACCACCCTGGCCGCCGCCCGCCGGGCCTGGTCGCTGGCGCCCGGGCTGCGGGTGTTCGACCCCAACGTCCGTCCGCGACTGCTGGACGGCCCGCAGGCACTGGCCGAACTGCGCGGAGTGGTTGCCGAGTTCGCCGCCGGTGCGCACCTGGTCAAGTTGAGCACCGCCGACGCGGAACTGCTCTACCCCGGCCAGCCGGTGGAGTCGGTGGCGGCGTACCTGCGCGAGGTGGGCGCGGGCACCGTCGTGGTCACCCTGGGCCCCGAGGGCGCGGTGGTCGCCGCCGCCGGCGCCGATCCGGTACGCGTACCCGCGCCGAGGGTGCACGCGGTCGACGCCACCGGCGCGGGCGACTCGGTGATGGCCGCGCTCGTCGCCGACCTGCTCGTCGACGGCGAGCCCGCCGAGCCGGGCGGCTGGACCGAGCGGGTGGCCTTCGCGTTGCGCGTCGCCGGTCTCGTCTGCGAACGGCCGGGCGGGGCCGTGGCCATGCCGACCCGGGCGCAGGTCCGCGAGCGCTTCACCGGCTGA
- a CDS encoding lytic polysaccharide monooxygenase, producing the protein MFFAAVTLAASAVVAVTASPDPAAAHGAAMTPGARTFLCWRDGLSPTGEIRPQNPACSAAVAQSGANSLYNWFSVLRSDANGRTTGFIPDGQLCSGGATGFRGFDLARNDWPITHLTAGRSIEFRYSNWAHHPGTFYFYVTKNSWSPTRALAWSDLEEQPFLTVTNPPQRGAVGTNDGHYYFTGTLPANKTGRHIIYSRWVRSDSQENFFGCSDVAFDGGNGEVTGIGGGTTPPPTTPPPTTPPPTTPPPTTPPPTTPPPGTGGCAATLRVTSTWSGGFQGEVEVRNNGTAALNGWTASWTWPSGQQISQVWNATQTSSGSTVSATNVAYNGSLGVNGSTTFGFLASGSSTSLPTATCAAR; encoded by the coding sequence ATGTTCTTCGCGGCCGTCACCCTCGCCGCGAGCGCGGTCGTCGCCGTGACGGCCAGCCCCGACCCGGCCGCCGCGCACGGCGCGGCGATGACGCCGGGCGCCCGTACGTTCCTGTGCTGGCGCGACGGCCTCTCCCCCACCGGGGAGATCCGGCCGCAGAACCCGGCCTGTTCCGCCGCGGTCGCCCAGTCCGGTGCCAACTCGCTGTACAACTGGTTCAGCGTGCTGCGCTCGGACGCCAACGGGCGGACCACCGGCTTCATCCCCGACGGCCAGCTCTGCAGCGGCGGCGCCACCGGCTTCCGCGGCTTCGACCTGGCCCGTAACGACTGGCCGATCACCCACCTGACCGCCGGCCGGTCCATCGAGTTCCGGTACAGCAACTGGGCGCACCACCCGGGCACGTTCTACTTCTACGTGACCAAGAACAGCTGGAGCCCGACCCGGGCGCTGGCCTGGAGCGACCTGGAGGAGCAGCCGTTCCTGACGGTGACCAACCCGCCGCAGCGCGGCGCGGTCGGCACCAACGACGGCCACTACTACTTCACCGGGACCCTGCCGGCCAACAAGACCGGCCGACACATCATCTACTCGCGGTGGGTCCGCTCGGACAGCCAGGAGAACTTCTTCGGCTGCTCCGACGTGGCCTTCGACGGTGGCAACGGTGAGGTGACCGGGATCGGTGGCGGCACGACCCCGCCGCCCACCACCCCGCCGCCCACCACGCCTCCGCCGACCACCCCGCCGCCCACCACGCCTCCGCCCACCACCCCGCCGCCCGGCACCGGTGGCTGCGCTGCCACCCTGCGGGTGACCAGCACCTGGTCCGGTGGTTTCCAGGGCGAGGTCGAGGTTCGGAACAACGGCACCGCAGCGCTCAACGGCTGGACCGCGAGCTGGACCTGGCCGAGCGGCCAGCAGATCAGCCAGGTCTGGAACGCGACCCAGACCTCGTCCGGGTCGACGGTGTCCGCGACGAACGTCGCCTACAACGGAAGTCTCGGCGTCAACGGCAGCACGACGTTCGGCTTCCTGGCCAGCGGTAGCAGTACCTCGCTACCGACGGCCACCTGCGCCGCCCGCTGA
- the asnB gene encoding asparagine synthase (glutamine-hydrolyzing) has protein sequence MCGLLAFFSARGDAAAHRDNIAAALECLHHRGPDETGVEVVGDASGRYADGVFAHKRLAIIDVALSHEPLPYADGRYLLTFNGEIYNYIELREELIRDYGARFATNGDGEVIVAGYHYWGEQVLTRLRGMFAFVIWDRQERRAFGARDYYGIKPLHYLETADGLYLASEKKALLPFAQSAYAGDAGVDTANLSHYLTLQYVPEPGTLHRGISRIGSGEYLTWTPGGRIDVRRWYRPVFRPGPVADEQKLYHEIRETLRESVRMHMRSDVPVGSFLSSGIDSTAVVALAREFNPNILTFTVGYDVPGYSEIDVAQESARHLDVTTIPTKIGPQDMIDALPKIVWHLDDPVADPALVPLYFVAKKAAEHVTVVLSGEGADEFFGGYTIYREPLSLSGVNGLPGGVQKGLRAVSKAIPQGVKGKSFLERGTTPIEERYYGNARMFTEEEKQHLLRRYDPSVRYTDVTAPIYAECAELDDVTKMQYVDLYTWLRGDILVKADRISMAHSLEVRVPFLDRDVFEVAAKIPVDLKLPPRSDATKYAMRQALQGVVPPAIVNRKKLGFPTPTRVWLRGEMYEWARHVLSTSGAGDLLDLSYALRLLDEHKREEADHSRKVWTVLIFCVWHAIFVAKTLDPGIQRNQSALLTKPVVGSMVR, from the coding sequence ATGTGCGGACTCCTGGCCTTTTTCAGTGCCCGCGGCGACGCCGCCGCCCACCGCGACAACATCGCCGCAGCGCTGGAATGCCTGCACCACCGTGGCCCGGACGAGACCGGCGTCGAGGTGGTCGGGGACGCCTCCGGCCGGTACGCGGACGGGGTGTTCGCCCACAAACGGCTCGCGATCATCGACGTGGCGCTCAGCCACGAGCCGCTGCCCTACGCCGACGGCCGTTACCTGCTCACCTTCAACGGCGAGATCTACAACTACATCGAGCTGCGCGAGGAGCTGATCCGCGACTACGGGGCCCGGTTCGCCACCAACGGTGACGGCGAGGTGATCGTCGCCGGCTACCACTACTGGGGCGAGCAGGTGCTCACCCGGTTGCGTGGCATGTTCGCCTTCGTCATCTGGGACCGGCAGGAGCGCCGGGCGTTCGGCGCCCGCGACTACTACGGCATCAAGCCGCTGCACTACCTGGAGACCGCCGACGGGCTCTACCTCGCCTCGGAGAAGAAGGCCCTGCTGCCGTTCGCGCAGTCCGCGTACGCCGGGGACGCCGGGGTGGACACCGCGAACCTGAGCCACTACCTGACCCTGCAGTACGTCCCCGAGCCGGGCACCCTGCACCGGGGGATCAGCCGGATCGGCTCGGGTGAGTACCTCACCTGGACCCCGGGTGGCCGGATCGACGTGCGGCGCTGGTACCGGCCGGTGTTCCGGCCCGGCCCGGTCGCCGACGAGCAGAAGCTCTACCACGAGATCCGTGAGACGCTGCGCGAGAGCGTCCGCATGCACATGCGTTCGGACGTGCCGGTCGGGTCGTTCCTGTCCAGCGGCATCGACTCCACCGCCGTGGTGGCGTTGGCCCGCGAGTTCAACCCGAACATCCTCACCTTCACCGTCGGCTACGACGTGCCCGGATACTCGGAGATCGACGTCGCCCAGGAGTCGGCCCGCCACCTCGACGTGACCACGATCCCGACGAAGATCGGGCCGCAGGACATGATCGACGCGCTGCCGAAGATCGTCTGGCACCTGGACGACCCGGTCGCCGACCCGGCGCTGGTGCCGCTCTACTTCGTCGCCAAGAAGGCCGCCGAGCACGTCACCGTGGTGCTCTCCGGCGAGGGCGCGGACGAGTTCTTCGGCGGGTACACGATCTATCGTGAGCCGCTGTCGCTCAGCGGCGTCAACGGGCTGCCCGGCGGGGTCCAGAAGGGTCTGCGGGCGGTCTCCAAGGCCATCCCGCAGGGCGTCAAGGGCAAGAGCTTCCTGGAGCGCGGCACCACCCCGATCGAGGAGCGCTACTACGGCAACGCGCGGATGTTCACCGAGGAGGAGAAGCAGCACCTGCTGCGTCGCTACGACCCCTCGGTGCGCTACACCGACGTGACCGCGCCGATCTACGCCGAGTGCGCCGAGCTGGACGACGTCACCAAGATGCAGTACGTCGACCTCTACACCTGGCTGCGCGGGGACATCCTGGTCAAGGCCGACCGGATCTCCATGGCGCACTCGCTGGAGGTGCGGGTGCCCTTCCTCGACCGGGACGTGTTCGAGGTCGCGGCGAAGATCCCGGTCGACCTCAAGCTGCCGCCCCGCTCGGACGCCACCAAGTACGCCATGCGCCAGGCGTTGCAGGGTGTGGTGCCGCCGGCCATCGTCAACCGCAAGAAGCTGGGCTTCCCGACCCCGACCCGGGTCTGGCTGCGCGGCGAGATGTACGAGTGGGCCCGGCACGTGTTGAGCACCTCCGGCGCCGGAGACCTGCTCGACCTGTCGTACGCGCTGCGTCTGCTCGACGAGCACAAGCGCGAGGAGGCCGACCACTCCCGCAAGGTGTGGACGGTCCTGATCTTCTGCGTCTGGCACGCCATCTTCGTGGCCAAGACGCTGGACCCGGGCATCCAGCGCAACCAGTCCGCGCTGCTCACCAAGCCCGTCGTCGGCTCCATGGTGCGCTGA
- a CDS encoding aminopeptidase P family protein has product MTEERTDGKPADGTESHDPDFPPAFLSFMRQGWRDTGLPVGPRPEVPNYAKRRAALSAAFPGETLVIPTGGEKVRANDTEYRFRPGSDFAYLTGDYDPDGVLVLRPDGSGHDATLFMRPRSSRETDEFFRSRHGELWVGRRHTLAEKSTELGLPTADLTELEATLGDLAPARTRVLRGFDASVDSAVRPYDGSRADGQPARDRELAIAVAELKLVKDEWEIAQLQDAIDATVRGFEDVARVLPADRGVSERLLEGVFALRARHDGNDVGYGSIVGSGEHATILHWVHNHGVTRPGELLLMDMGVEGHHLYTADVTRVLPVDGRFTPLQRQVYDIVYASQQAGIDVIKPGVKFKDVHLTCMRVLAEGLAELGLLPVSVDEAMDESSTVYRRWTLHGFGHMLGIDVHDCSHARKEKYRDGELGEGYVLTVEPGLYFQPEDELVPEELRGVGIRIEDDILVTSAGAVNLSAGLPRRADEVETWLAEQREAGPRLPG; this is encoded by the coding sequence ATGACCGAGGAGCGCACCGACGGCAAGCCGGCCGACGGCACGGAGTCGCACGACCCGGACTTCCCACCGGCGTTCCTGTCGTTCATGCGGCAGGGGTGGCGGGACACCGGGCTGCCGGTCGGCCCCCGACCGGAGGTACCGAACTACGCCAAGCGTCGCGCGGCGCTCTCCGCGGCCTTCCCCGGCGAGACGCTGGTGATCCCCACCGGCGGCGAGAAGGTCCGCGCCAACGACACCGAGTACCGGTTCCGTCCGGGCAGCGACTTCGCGTACCTGACCGGGGACTACGACCCGGACGGGGTCCTGGTGCTGCGGCCCGACGGCTCCGGGCACGACGCCACCCTGTTCATGCGTCCCCGCTCCTCACGCGAGACCGACGAGTTCTTCCGCAGCCGCCACGGTGAGCTGTGGGTGGGCCGCCGGCACACGCTGGCGGAGAAGTCGACCGAGCTGGGGCTCCCCACCGCCGACCTGACGGAGCTGGAGGCGACGCTGGGCGACCTGGCCCCGGCGCGGACCCGGGTGCTGCGCGGGTTCGACGCCTCGGTGGACTCGGCCGTGCGCCCGTACGACGGGTCGCGGGCCGACGGTCAGCCGGCCCGCGACCGGGAGCTCGCGATCGCCGTAGCGGAGTTGAAGCTGGTCAAGGACGAGTGGGAGATCGCCCAGCTCCAGGACGCGATCGACGCGACGGTACGCGGCTTCGAGGACGTGGCCCGGGTGCTGCCGGCCGACCGGGGCGTCTCGGAGCGGCTGCTGGAGGGCGTCTTCGCGCTGCGCGCCCGGCACGACGGCAACGACGTCGGGTACGGCTCGATCGTCGGCTCCGGCGAGCACGCCACGATCCTGCACTGGGTGCACAACCACGGTGTCACCCGTCCGGGTGAGCTGCTGCTGATGGACATGGGCGTGGAGGGGCACCACCTCTACACCGCCGACGTGACCCGGGTACTCCCGGTCGACGGCCGGTTCACCCCGTTGCAGCGCCAGGTCTACGACATCGTGTACGCCTCTCAGCAGGCCGGCATCGACGTCATCAAGCCGGGCGTGAAGTTCAAGGACGTCCACCTGACCTGCATGCGGGTGCTCGCCGAGGGGTTGGCCGAGCTGGGGCTGCTGCCGGTGAGTGTGGACGAGGCGATGGACGAGTCGTCGACCGTGTACCGGCGGTGGACGCTGCACGGCTTCGGGCACATGCTCGGCATCGACGTGCACGACTGCTCCCACGCGCGCAAGGAGAAGTACCGGGACGGGGAGCTGGGCGAGGGGTATGTGCTCACCGTCGAGCCGGGGCTGTACTTCCAGCCGGAGGACGAGCTGGTGCCGGAGGAGCTGCGGGGTGTCGGCATCCGGATCGAGGACGACATCCTGGTCACCTCGGCCGGTGCGGTGAACCTGTCGGCCGGCCTGCCGCGCCGGGCCGACGAGGTGGAGACCTGGCTGGCCGAGCAGCGCGAGGCGGGCCCCCGCCTGCCGGGCTGA
- a CDS encoding right-handed parallel beta-helix repeat-containing protein, whose product MSNDELTSYGGPPPVPPGRRRRKIWVAAGVAGLTGVVGLAALGGVAARDQKSGDRNNASDAQPAAAPKSEAPGPTTGENGRGDEEAGRGDDKAARTGAEHKGREASSGEQRRDDKERGHEVPCDSDKLIQAIEHANDNRGGTLELAKGCTYELTRSDVGDGTGPNGLPVITQAVTLAGRDTTIVRAANAEPFRILNVGRSGHLTLKNVVVKGGLTQADPIAASRAKVELSAKAAAKPAKAGAGTNAKAGAKAATPTKAPAAKAAAKVPAATGASATEAARGAGGDATLVDVAPGDGAGLLVQRGGRADVEHSEFLLHHAGGNGGAIANFGTARVAHSRVATSSAGGVGGGVFNAGVFRLEESSITDNSAVAGGGIGNGVPGLGLPGAGGTLWVWKSTIEHNRATDNAGGVLTYRGTATLTQSRVVGNHSGEDGGGLLALGDGQLALEKVLVARNSADDTSGGLGVGPESTAVIAQSEITDNVAERNGGGLATYGGTAVVRDTAIVANRVVGQNSVAGGIYNDGGQVRLERSTVQANFSVLPPGGIYTTNDGVRIDRSSAVTANRPTNCSGSPVVPERCFG is encoded by the coding sequence ATGTCCAATGACGAGTTGACTTCGTACGGTGGGCCGCCTCCGGTCCCGCCAGGTCGACGACGACGCAAGATATGGGTGGCTGCCGGAGTCGCCGGCCTCACCGGGGTGGTCGGACTGGCCGCCCTGGGCGGCGTGGCCGCTCGGGACCAGAAGTCCGGGGACCGCAACAACGCCTCGGACGCCCAACCCGCGGCCGCGCCGAAATCGGAGGCTCCCGGCCCGACCACCGGCGAGAACGGCCGGGGCGACGAGGAGGCCGGTCGGGGCGATGACAAGGCCGCCCGGACCGGCGCGGAGCACAAGGGCCGCGAGGCGTCCTCCGGCGAGCAGCGTCGCGACGACAAGGAGCGGGGACACGAGGTGCCCTGCGACAGCGACAAACTGATCCAGGCCATCGAGCACGCCAACGACAACCGCGGCGGCACGCTGGAGCTGGCCAAGGGGTGCACCTACGAGCTGACCCGCTCCGACGTGGGCGACGGCACCGGCCCCAACGGGTTGCCGGTGATCACCCAGGCGGTCACGCTCGCCGGGCGCGACACCACGATCGTCCGGGCGGCGAACGCCGAGCCGTTCCGGATTCTCAACGTGGGCCGCAGCGGTCACCTGACCCTGAAGAACGTCGTCGTCAAGGGTGGGCTGACCCAGGCTGACCCGATCGCGGCGTCGAGGGCGAAGGTCGAGCTCTCCGCGAAGGCCGCCGCGAAGCCGGCGAAGGCAGGAGCCGGCACGAACGCGAAGGCGGGCGCGAAGGCGGCCACGCCGACGAAGGCCCCGGCCGCCAAGGCCGCCGCGAAGGTCCCCGCCGCCACGGGTGCCTCGGCCACCGAGGCCGCCCGGGGTGCCGGTGGCGACGCCACACTCGTCGACGTCGCGCCGGGCGACGGCGCCGGCCTGCTCGTGCAGCGCGGCGGCCGCGCCGACGTCGAGCACAGCGAGTTCCTGCTGCACCACGCCGGCGGCAACGGCGGCGCGATCGCCAACTTCGGCACCGCACGGGTCGCCCACAGCCGGGTGGCGACCAGCAGCGCCGGTGGTGTCGGCGGCGGCGTGTTCAACGCCGGGGTGTTCCGGCTCGAGGAATCCTCGATCACGGACAACAGCGCGGTCGCCGGCGGCGGCATCGGCAACGGTGTGCCCGGCCTCGGGCTCCCCGGCGCCGGTGGCACGCTCTGGGTCTGGAAGAGCACCATCGAGCACAACCGGGCCACCGACAACGCCGGTGGCGTCCTCACCTATCGGGGCACCGCGACGCTGACCCAGAGCAGGGTCGTCGGCAACCACAGCGGCGAGGACGGCGGTGGCCTGCTCGCCCTGGGCGACGGCCAGCTCGCGTTGGAGAAGGTCCTGGTGGCCCGCAACTCCGCCGACGACACGTCCGGCGGGCTGGGCGTGGGACCCGAGAGTACGGCGGTGATCGCGCAGAGCGAGATCACCGACAACGTCGCCGAGCGCAACGGTGGCGGACTGGCCACCTACGGGGGCACCGCCGTCGTGCGGGACACCGCGATCGTGGCCAACCGGGTGGTCGGCCAGAACTCGGTGGCCGGCGGCATCTACAACGACGGCGGCCAGGTCCGGTTGGAACGCTCCACGGTCCAGGCCAACTTCTCGGTGCTGCCGCCCGGCGGCATCTACACCACCAACGACGGCGTGCGGATCGACCGTAGCTCCGCGGTGACCGCCAACCGACCGACCAACTGCTCCGGCAGTCCGGTCGTGCCGGAGCGCTGCTTCGGCTGA